Proteins encoded within one genomic window of Candidatus Dependentiae bacterium:
- a CDS encoding thioredoxin family protein, which produces MITNFLKKTFTLALVLSSAYIVCQEAVAPLQELLHSLTPEAAFDQLVHSTAKFTLVKFFMNECGPCKRMKPIFSKVAQELTGKVQCIEVDIDKFGSVANKAHVQSVPTFVYYAHGKEQGRIVGIKTGTELKNKARHYFHM; this is translated from the coding sequence ATGATAACTAATTTTTTAAAGAAAACTTTTACCTTGGCATTAGTTTTAAGTTCAGCTTATATTGTTTGCCAAGAAGCAGTAGCACCATTACAAGAATTACTGCACAGCTTAACCCCTGAAGCAGCATTTGATCAATTAGTACACTCTACGGCAAAATTTACTCTTGTTAAATTCTTTATGAACGAATGTGGCCCTTGCAAACGCATGAAGCCTATTTTTAGTAAAGTAGCACAAGAACTTACCGGCAAAGTACAGTGTATAGAAGTAGACATAGACAAATTTGGTTCAGTAGCCAATAAAGCTCATGTTCAATCCGTACCTACTTTTGTTTATTATGCTCATGGCAAAGAACAGGGTCGTATTGTTGGCATTAAAACGGGTACTGAGTTAAAAAACAAAGCACGTCACTACTTCCATATGTAA